cgtgCTTTATGTGTACTTGACTTTCAAATTCATTGAAGACAATGTAATCGTCAGATTATTTATCGATGTCCGTATTGAACAATAACGATGTGAGATTAATATATTTCCTGTTTCATTTCAGATGGATAGCAGTTCAGAGGCGATGGAGCTACGGCGGGAACTGGACACGGTCAAGAGCGCCCTTCAGCAGCAGTCAGAGTCGGTCTTGAAGCAGAGGCACCAACTCGTCGAGGCCGGACAGGCGCTCGCCGCACGTAACAAACAGGCCGCTCAAGAAAGACGACTCCGCCAAGACCAACTAGCTCTTGTCCTACGCTCTCTTGTCCTTCTAGAATCCCGACTCACGAGGGAACAAAAACAAATCCAAGTATCTCTCCAAcaaaaagacaaaattatcaaatcaCAACAAGaagaaattacaaaacttaAGGCCAGAAAGTCGTACTGCAGCAACTGTCAGCAGCTTCTCGGGTTCACAAGTGAACAAACTAATATTGAGACCGATCCAGAATTCCACAGCTTGGAGAGCACGGACTCAAGATTTCCTAATACTTTCGTTAGGAGTTGTAGTTATCGCGAGAGAAACTCTCCTCCAGTGTTCCAAAAGAATACACGACTAAGTAAAAGCTTTCAACTGCCGAAGACCGATGTCACTTACGGCAATTCGAGCTCGAGTGAAGAGGGCAATACCGCAAGCATCGGCAGCAAGGGAACATTcatcaaaaacaaacaagctTTTGTAAGACGTGATGTATTTCGAAGATCCAGGAAATATTCAGGACGGAAAAATAACGGTAAATTTACCGATAACACGCAAAAGTGTTAcatcaatcaaaataatagcAGTAGTACTGAAGAGTGTTTAAGTATGAATTACAGAGTGAATCAAGATGACAATGACTCAACAGCTAATCTAATCGCCAACGATATTCGACGAGCTTCGTTGAAAATAGATCAGCTGATTGGAGAGGCGGCGAAGAAGGAACTAGAAAATACTCAGAGTGATTCCGATAAGACATATTCAACGACGATGGAACGACTGCACGGCATCAAAAGACAAGCGTCTGATGAAATCAAAGCTAATAGACAACTCTTCTTAAATAATGTTCTCAACGaagaaaacaatgaaaaaccTTGGTATTGCAATGTCAGCGATCCAGAGAATGATGCGGATGGCTTAGACCAAAGagtgttatttaatagtaacaaAGCGAACAAAAACAATGAATTTGGAATCGTTGAACATAATGGAATTCGAAATTCTGAAATCACATATGCAAAGAACGATGTTTTAtgtaacaatgtaataaataacttgaatGACAGTTACAGTTTGAAGTTTGACGACAAAAACAACAATCTTGAAGCTAATATAGCCAAACAACCGGCTGTTACAGAAATAAGTGAGAATTGGTACGCTAGTACCAGCGATGCTGACGAGACCCCACCTAATgagatatacaaaaataatccaGTACTAGAATGTGTCAATCAAATTTTGCTACAAAATTCATTAGATGATAGCAGTAATGACAATTCTAAATCCAGCGAGTCTCCTAGTCCTAAAGCAGCTACAAAACGCGTTCAGTTTTCTACTTTGAATAGTATATCATACGACGACAAAGTCAGGCCAAGTGGTAATAATCATACGCTACCAAGAACTGATAAGAGGGCtaacaaaattgttaaattcaGTCTAGAGACTGCTTCAGAGCATAGTTATGAAGTGCCTAATACAGCTCAAGGATTTCAATACGAAATTCAAAGTATCTATAGCAATGAATATGAGCCTATTGTTACGAAATCTATAGAACAAAAATCACTCCCAATACAGCGAGTGGTGCCAAACGTTGAGAAGAATGTGCCCAAGATAAGAGGATCAATGGTTAAAAATATCGCAGCTAATATTGAAAACAGGAATAATATATTGGAAAGAAGAATAGACAATAATTTTGGATCaatgaaaacattcaacaaaagaAAAGTGCCACGAACTCCTCCCGCATTGCCGCCCAAGCCAAAGAACTTATCAGCCAAATTAAGAGCTGAGAATGCTGTCAAATACTCGACAGAATCTTTAGACTCTGAAGCCGTTGCGGCTAATCAACGGGTTGCAGACGTTAAGATGAGGAAAGTGGGACAAGTAGCAAATGCTAAGAATGTAGAACCGGACTACTGCTCCATTTCAGAGATAAATGTTCCAGTAGTCAGCAATGGTAAAAGGGAATTGCTACTTACACAGCCTACAGTAGAGATTCATAACGAACAGTACCCGATACATGCAGTAAATCAGAGAAACAACGTAGCTAAGGTCATATCGCTACCACGCATCCAAAACAAAATTAGCGACAAAGACATTCCCAAACTTCCTCACGTCACAGAAATTATTATCCCCGACGAAGATGAGAAGCCTACGGAAGAACAACGTTCATTTCCAAAATCAGCAGATAGCTACTTGGCCAATTTTAACATGCACCCTCTACAACCAAAACTAGACTCCCGCGCTTCCATTCAAATGGGAAACACGGTGTCGTCAATACTGTCAGAAATTAACCGCGGTGTCAAATCTGGTGTTAAGCAAATAAACCTTACCGATTTAGATAGTCAGTTCAACCCACACCACGGTTCTGAGAAAATACACGTCAACACGGAGCCGCGAAAAGCTGCATATTTAGATGACATAGACAAGTTTGATTTGTCGCAGGATTTTGAAGAGTTTAAGATAGACGACGAACTCGGCAGTATCGTCGCTGAAGAGTATCGCATAAGCTCCGGCAGCAGCGACGGCTCCGCTTCGGACGTAGTCACCGAGCTGCACACCATTGTACCTGACAATACCAACCAACATAACAATTCAAATGACAACGACAACGGAAAATCTGACAACTTTCATGACAATAACGACAATGTAACCAAGAGCCTATCAAAAAATGCTAAGCTCTCAAACAAACCTGATCTCCTTTCCAATATTGAGAATTTAGAGACTGAATCCGTAAGAAACTCTGACATAGAATCCAGCAATTCGTCCGGCAGCAACAGTGGCTCTTACAACACAGTTAAATGTGAGCCGAGAATGATTATAAATCAACCCGAAGTCAATgtgacaaaaacaaaaggatcTTTCGATTTCTTTCTGGAAAGTTCTGGTCTGAGTTCTAAGTCTATTTTTACGCCGAGCAAGAATTACATCAATATGAGACCTCCAAGTGCCAACCATAAGAATGTACTAAAACCTAAGGATGTTAAGATGCGCGTTAGGAATCCAATAACAACGAACAATATCAACGAAAAATCTATGACTACcgctattaaatattttgagccCTATgtctagtatttttaattacaaatgtattttattgttttattttactaattaattaagactatactaaacttatttattgtaGAAATGAACTTGCCtgcataatattaatattgtatttatattaaataattttgtaaatatcttaTCTGTTCTAGTttcttatgtataaaatatattaaaaatatgaagccttatgttttatttaatccttagaacaatattcattttaatgatatattaaacCCCAATATTCACACAAAAATTGagcttttgtaaaattatcgacaaaatatgtatgaGATTTGTGTCTGTTGTCATGTACTTGCAAGCAAGTTAGCGTTTACACGTGACTATAGCTGATACGTGCAAGCAGCTTGCAGTAAGTTTGTCAGGTATCAAAAtcgtaaattttgaaattagaataaaaaaataaaaaatatttaaatataaacgttTATTAGAAAACTTATATCAATAGTATATtcctataaatatataataaacagATTTCCAACtatgattaattattaataacaattaatttaccaTCAGGCAAATAAATTTGTACTTAATTgtgatatttacaaataacagtttatttttgtcataatatgtttttgttcgtGTTTTTCGGCAGAGGGCGCCACAGACAAACGTAAGTTTACAAAAACCTCTAATTGTAAAACTACTACATAATTGTGCTTTAAGAAATGCTTAGAAGTGGCAATCATTTCCGTTTGATGTATCTAACGATCACGACATTAGATAAAAGTGTGacaataatttgattataaatataatagacaTACTTAAGTGataaattaatgatataaGAAACAATTAAACTTGAATAAACAGAAGGAGACACAactttgtgaaaataaaataaataagaaggaataaaattaaacttgcaCAAACAGACGTCTACATTTTGAGTGAGGTTATGTTGCACATATTACTGCACAACGTGGCCTAAGTAGGAacataaaaaaagtgttttaacgCTTGGGGCAATTTAGCAGAAAGTCTACATTTACACATAAAGTTGGTTtgactacaaaaatatatttaaatacattaatttagttCAAAACTAATAGGTAGTCTTTAAGGCAGATTTCAAACGTGGGTTTGGACTATAGTCGGGATTCGGCGTGTAAGGCTTCGGTGGAGTGGGTCTCAGCATCGCCGGCGTCAGTCCTGGGTCCTCTGAGTACGAGAACGGGCGAGGCGGCATAGTCCCCACACGAGGCTGCGAGTCTTGCCTTGGGAAACGATTCCCCTGCATGAATTCCCAATTCGATGACCGCGGCGGCCCTTCGTTATACATATAGTCCGTGTGGACGTTACCACTGGACCCTAGAGTAGAAGTCCAACCCTGCTGCAACGCCCAAGGTTCATTGTAGCTGGGTTGTTCGAACGCATTTAAAAGTCCTCGACTGTGGATCGAATGTTGCTGTCTTTCTTCTGCGTTTTTACTATGCAAGTAATAGATTAACAACACCAGTAGAACCAAGTTTACTGCGTGAGCCACGAATCCTTTCATCGTCAGCACCATGAGTAAGAATGCACCGATTCTCAATGTATCTATCATATAATTGGTTGGTGCCATTACTGTGTTGGCGTTTAATTTATCCGTAAGTGAGGTGTAATCCGAGCCGAAATGTACGGCAAATGTGATGTCCACTACAAGCATCGCCAGACACAGGCCAGTGTGCACGTACGCACTGAAGTCCAAGTAGTACCAACATCCTCTGCTGAGTACAGCTATGGTTAGTGACAACGTGGCAACAACGCTGGCGGCCGACACCGCCAGAGACACTGTAGTTAGTACGAACACTGATTTGGAATCCGTCAAATCGTCTATTGCTAAAAATGTTCCACAACTTTCATCTTGTATGTACTgcttataaattgaaataaggaGGTAATCTGAATTTTGCAGTATGGTCTGACCGATAGAGCAGTCAAACCTGAAGATAAGCGCGAGGCAGCACAATATGACATAGGCGGTAGAGACAACTGCGGTGATGCCGCACGACAGCAACGCTACCACCATGAACTTCCCCGTCGCGCCCATTGCTAACAAATTAATTCACAATAAGTAACACAACGCGCACAAGCGAATCACAACTGATTAATAACGATGTATCAGCCGTTAATCagtattgataatttttatctttgttataGAGAAGTGCGCTATGCGAGGAACGTGAGCATTCTCTTTGCAAAGGGTGACCACTGCAAGCTATCGTTTCAATGTAATGGTGTCCATTTTTATTGTCCAAAATgagttttatataatgaaataaaaaagaagaaataatcCTTGTGCTGACAAGTGCTCTTTCCCATTAGAAATCTAAAGATCGGAATGCCAACCTTAAACTTTGAAGTTTGCAgtggtaatttaattttaaaatggttGGATTGTTAGCGAAAGTTGATATGGGTACTAATCCttctttttagttttaaatttgaacttAAACTAATTACGATGTAACAACGAATGTAACGAAgtagtatgtaatttttacaatctgaaaaaataaataccaagAATGAATAATTCATGGAAATGGTATTATATTAAGGGTTACTTAAATAGGCGAAgggttaattaattaagtgaagggttaaaaaattaaaagatttatttaataaataattaacaactatcattttattattaaattcttaaaagtaAGTGGATATGAATTGtttgtaataacaatttatttcatattgataTATATAATCAACAATGGACATATAAAAATTGAGGTAGCTTATTGTTATGCACTTAAAATTTCCGACAAATTAACggtaaaaaatagttaaaatttactaactaatattatgttattgtgGTGAATATATAGTTATGTTATTGTGGTGATTACATATtccatttataactttatttaacgaaCCATCAGTGGTTGTTTTAGGTAGAACCGACTAGTGGAAATAGTCGGGGTTTGGCGTATAAGGCTTCGGTGGCTTGGGCGACTTGGACCTTAGCATTGTCGATGTTAACCCCTCCGAGTATGTAAATGGCCTAGGCGGAGACATGCCAAAGTGAGCTTTCGGTGTGGAGTATCCTTGCAAAGAACTCACAGGCAAAAATTCGCTATCCGATGTTTGCGAAACCTCTTCGTTATGCATAGTACTAGGGTATACATTTTTACCAGGATCTAGATTCGATATTGCACCTTTCTGTATCGGCCGTGACTCGCTATTTCTTGTAGAGGAGTTCAAAACTCCTCGGATATGGTTCAAATGTTGGTCCTTACCTTCCGTGTTTATCTTGGGCAAGTAATAGATCAATGGCACCAGCAACACCAAGTTTATTGCGTGTGTCACGAACCCCTTCATGGTCAGCACCATTAGAAAGAACGCACCGATCCGCATCatatctattaaatattttgtgggCTCATCTAAAATATCTGCATTCAGCTTGACTTTGAGGGTGGTGTAATCGATTCCGAAATGTATAGCAAAAATGATATCAACTACGAGCGTTGCTACGCACAAACCCGTATGCACGTAGGTACCAAAATCCAGGTAATACCAACATTTTCTGTTGAATATCGCTACCACAAGAGACAAGGCAGCTGCGAGACTGGCAGCAGCCAAGGCTAAAGACACTGCGGTCAGCACGAACACTGTATTAGAGTGCATTAAATCAGGCATGGCTAAAGAACTGAAGCAATTATcatcttttatatattgtcgGTAAATTAAATGGAGTAGATAATCAGAATTTTGCACTATTGTTTGGGCGGTGGAGCAATCAGACCGATAGATGAGTACGAGGCAGCACAAAGTGATGTAAATAATTGATACCACTGTGGTAATGCCACAAGACAACAGCGATATTACGATGAATTTCGCAGACattgtcaaaatttaattcacaataaataacacaCCGCGCTCAAACGAATGAACAACAACTGATTAAGAACGATATATCAACTTATAATCAGTTTcgataatttttatgtcaGTTATATTGAAATGAGCTATTCAAGAGACACGGGCGTTGTCTGTGAAGGATGAAATGTAAACTTTCTTGTATTTATAACTCTTATTcctagtaattaataactataaCTAAGAACCTTTTAAGCTATTATCTGAAAGGTAGGaaggtttttttataccataaaGTAGCAAACGAGCGAGTgaccacatgaattcgccgaaatagcgatgTGATCGGTGCCCAGACATTGCAGATGTCATTCCTCTAATCGACGGAAGAGGGGCGCACATAAAGAGAATATTCCACCTTCCTATTAATTCCCTTTCCATCCTGTCCTTATAAGgaaggggtgggaagggaaataggcttaaaattaggcctcagGAAGACCAaatcatcagacaaaacgtggaatttcttccacttcacgcctgtctccTTTGTAGTTTTATATTGTACCTGGttcggcccattcgtgcaacagatgttgttctaacactgtataataaaaataataaaaaataactttattgttttcccTATGGGTAAGGGACTGGTGTCCAAACTAGGGTGATACCCTGTGTGATGGATCACCAGGCCATCACCACTGTAAATGATGGATTGTAAAGAAAAACCATAAATTTaagagatttaaatttaatttaaaataaataatttaaattagtatatagtttacagatatttataatatttacaggaacaaaaacattgatttaCAACTTTTCGCGACTACAAAATCTTCGTAATTTTCTCTTAACATTCATTAATGTAGgaactttaaattgttttaagaaaTTCGATCCCTTTTTGCAtccattttgtaaagttttaccAGACTTTTCTGATAACTGTTCAAGATCACTGTTTATTGTAACATCAGAGCTGCTTCCACTTATAAAAGATACTCTTGCTATCGatatattagaaaaagaatcacaatttttaatattagttctGGTTAATGTATGTCCATAATTTTCAACTCTTGAATATGGTTTTGATCGATTGCGTCGTAACGTTTTTAAGTATTCTTCTGAAGAGAAAGTCGTTGTTTCATTATCAACGACTGCGGGAACACATCTTGTTATTACCTTAGGATAATCCAAATCAACTATTTTACCCCATTTGCGATCCAAAGCACGAAATGCTACACTCAAATGTAAATGCAGATCCATTATTTGGTTTaagaatttgtaaaaaattatcactgGAGATGTGAACTTATCAAACACTGGTGAGTTTatgattgaaattttaaaattgatcaGTATTTAAATGTAGTTTAATTATCCcccttttatttcaattactaattatacgaaatattaattagataaagggttaattaattacatgaatgtttaattaattatttatattacttttcgTAATTAATTACCTGAGGAGGTCAGTTATTAATTGaaggaataattaattaagtaaaggTATAATTAGTTAACTGAAGGGTTAAATTGTTGCAAgagcatcatcatcatctccctggccttttcccactcacgtggggtcggcacacaaggctATAataccttaaagttttggctttagtttttacggccggccgcctgcctgtcgccaaccctacttgggaccCTAATTGTTGCAAGAGCATTGACTTCAATATgttagaaatgaaaaataatattatctaatcTAATAGTCTTCATTCTTATTAAAGTAagataatatacaaaatattgaaaaactaAGGGAAGAAAACTCAAAATCATAGAATGTTGTGACttgaaatattcaatttaacatcacagttaaataaaaactttggtagaataatttttgttaatcatactttttatttacaatttaaaaataaaaattttgaagtaCTTTCATTACTTTTTCTTCTTAACTGGagcttttttgttatttttcaaatctttCTTCTGCACCTGAAAAACAAAGATGAGTtgttaatgcaaaaaaaatccaaactAAATACAGTATaaagcattaaaaaatatatgaaaacataTCTCAAGTTGCAGAAACTGACTAAAATAGTATATTATACAAGAAATTGTATTAAGCATGTATTATTATGCTTCAAATAGTTACATAATTCAAGACTGAAGATAAGTTAGTATGAAAAATCTGcctaaatatattgtaaaagtgAACTTTAACTGTGcagttttataacattaggaacaataaattaaaatacaaatagattAAACATTTACGTGTGGCATAGCCAGAATATTTGActgtctaaataaaatttctacatTATCTACTAACTTTTCCGTAATTGTCCAAGAAATGCCCGACATCATTATTGATccctttctttttctttttgccAGCAGTTTTCAAAACAGTCTTTGATATCATAAGCTGTTTCTCTTTATTCTGTTCCaatttttcttgttttctCTTCTGCATTAACTCCTTATAGTTTATATATTCCCGTTTAGGTGGTTTAGCACCTGAAAATTAGGTATTGTATTGcacttcaatatttaaaaggaatgaagtaattttatcatttagtGGTTATTATTCATTTAGCAATGCTGATAATTACAACTATTGATAAGACTTgctatttttatgttgttattatGCAGGGTCTTCAATTGtaactagtttttaattaataatgttcatTGTCTTAATGTTGCATATTGTAAGCAGTAACAAAATTCTCTTTTTAAGAGTTTACCCTTACCTAAACTAACTGCTAAAGCAATTTTTGCTTCTTCTTTCTTGCTACCATCAAATCCAGACATCCCAAACTTTACAACCTCATGCCGAATTTTCTTAAGATCTATATCTTTCTTTGTATACGGTGTTTTGTTATGCTcatcaattttgttttcatcttCTAaagtttgtttcttttttggtTTGTGTGTTTCAAATTTAACAACTTTGAAATTGCTATCAGCGTTTTTTAACGCAAGCGCTGCCTTTGTCAACACAATCGACATATCCACAACAAAAATCTAAcactattttattcaaaaacgtgtactattattataatttatttaatttaatttatacatattttattttacaattaacattattaatgtgCCATGTGTTTATGTTTAGACAAATTTGACAATTTACAGTAATAGTAGCCATGTGTCGACTGTCAATAACGCATAGAGTATAAgcataattttctaaaaaagaaaaattctttcagGTTTTAGGTTTTTCCAGAAAAATAGAAAGCCTCGCCATGTTGCGGCAaacctatacaaaaaaaattaaagcaaaaaagCCTTTGGAGACCTTTCATTGCTTCTCACCACGCCATTATACCTCAAACACTCCATTTAGAAGTATAAATCTATGCTATCATAAGTTTATTATCTAATCAAATCTAAACGTCAAtgtcaattaaatataattttcacatatacaatttttatttgtatttacgtttatactaaaagaaaataaaaaacataacagcTGAGCATACTTACGTTTAGTGTATATTAAGAATAACTTATGGATTGATATGCGGTGGACTAGCTAATAATAGGAcacatttagtttattttttacattgataTATCTGGTTGCGGATGTGTTAGAGACCcaactaaaaataatgttaccgATGTTGAGTATAAATTTAGCGCCACAGGTATTTAAGCCAACTGTAAgctgaataatataataattcgcTCCGTGGTCGAGCATGTTAAAGTACGCGACAGTAAAATACACATtccttaaaaattttataatattttttcgcaTGTTAGATATACTAGCAGATTTACACGAAATTTCATAATTTCGTTCatatattagttaaaacaTACAACAGATATGaagaataactataaaatttcgGATACACCTGTAAAAGCTGGTGATCTTTTGTTAAACGAAAACCCATTTGTTTATGTTCTTTCGTCCAAGGAAAAAGGATTAAGATGTGATAATTGTTtacaaaagtaagtaaaattgATTCCTCACGTAATTATTgctcattaaaaatacatttgtttttaaaagaaacttaaaatTGACATAAATATGAAGCATTATATAACCTTTGATTTATCGTAAAATTAAAGAAGTTTCCGTTTAAATTATccataaattacataattattaaaacaaaataatatattaaagatgTTTCATTTAAGTATGTTACGTAATGCAGAATATGTTTGTCATGTAAATTTCATAgtgtacattatatttttttacaggtCAAAGGTGCTCAAATGTTCAGGATGCCAGTTTGTCCATTACTGTGGACGAGTATGTCAGAAAGAAGCTTGGAGTGGACATAAGGTAAGAAAActctaaagttataaaaaaagtaggATTCTTTATCCTCATTTTGGCTTCACCAGCTGTTATGAATCTTaatattttggtttaatttttatggttGTCTGTGGCCAACCCTATTTGGTAGaagtaaactaaaattaatgaaaatcctattctgtataattatttattaataactttaatgcAAGCAATTCTAGAACAACTGCTAATTCCACCAAGCATAAGCTATACTGGagattaagttttatatttattaaatatatatattttttattaacaaacctctttgaaactaaaataaaagtgGCCAAACTAAAGGGAAAGTGTTTTTCGTGATATCTTTAGACTATATAAATTGGTGTTAAAGTGTAAAGGATTTATCTTTAGGAACAGAAGTTTGGCAACAATTCTTGCTTTTATATCTGTAACACCAGATGCCCCACTAAATGAATCAGTGGTAATTTATATTCTTGTTTCCAAATAAAACCTTACTCTAAGTAATAATGTGTTCAAtatgtgaaatattaaaatttagatatgtgtaaatgtataatttttttttagttgtcaGAACattcattgaaaatataaaaataatcttgtcactgaattaatattttttcttttgtttttttttccgacattagtaaaaaaaaatcctaattttttttttgatcatCATGAaattttttcaacaattttgttatatgACAGTGGGAATGCTCTAACTTGAAGAGAGTTGCACCAAAGATAATACCAGATGCTGCTCGTATGCTGGCTAAGATAGTGAACAGATTAAGTCGAGGTGATGGCCAATCATATCGTGCTTACTATACGAAGACCTCGTTTCGAATGTGGAAGGATTTAATGTCACGTAAGTGTAAcatttctgtattttattctttaaaaaaaaaagagaaaaaatgttgtaaaagacaggaaaaattaacttacaagatttttttttttacataatcacTGCCGCTATGATTTTTCTAATACTCAACctccaattttttattatgaaaaaaatattaaaaaattgtttaatacatttgtttttccaTATTTGTTGCGTTATTTagtacaataattaattaaattaagacaatatttttcgtaatatttCAGATTATCCAGATTTAAAACAAGACAAGAAACGAATGGATCATTTTACATCACTTTGTATGGTGCTGTTTGAGTTCCTCAAAGACATATCATTACCTAATACTGTTGAGTTAATGGGAATGTATGGTAGAGTAAgtaattctaaatatttaatttcattttactcAATAATCATGGACGGgactaaaaatttaattattattccttCAATTTAGCTATATAATGCTCAGCGAGGAGATATAGTTTTCATCAAAGTAAGATTTTCTGTTGtactaaaattagaaaaagaagaaatctCTATGAGCGAGAACAACATCAAAGTccttgtaatgtaaaataattattatattcttgTTTCAGATGGTCATCAACAGCTTTACAATATTAGATATAGACATGAACTCGATTGGTACTGGAATATATTTAGCATCCTCTATTGTAGACCACAGCTGTGACCCCAACGCTGTAGCCACATTTGATggtaacataattaatatcagAGCAATACAAGATATGCCCAATTTGGATTGGAATCAGGTAAATGATAACAGCAATTGAAAGAATtagaacataattaaatattttatactagtttGTTTTAACGAAATATAcagatatctatatatataaaagaaagtcgtgttatttacactatttataactcaagaacggctgaatcgatttgactgaaaattgatggggaggtagcttagaaccaggaaacggacataggataatttttacctcgttttttattttttgttccgcgcggacggagtcgcgggtaaaagctagtgtcaaataaaacttcataATATCGCAAAATTTGACAAGCAGTttggttgttattttttttaattaatattttctggtCTGGATACTAGTCCTTTTGTCTTTGGTTGTTAACAGACCACAAGTTGCCATTAAAATG
This sequence is a window from Papilio machaon chromosome 3, ilPapMach1.1, whole genome shotgun sequence. Protein-coding genes within it:
- the LOC106711486 gene encoding uncharacterized protein LOC106711486, which gives rise to MSAKFIVISLLSCGITTVVSIIYITLCCLVLIYRSDCSTAQTIVQNSDYLLHLIYRQYIKDDNCFSSLAMPDLMHSNTVFVLTAVSLALAAASLAAALSLVVAIFNRKCWYYLDFGTYVHTGLCVATLVVDIIFAIHFGIDYTTLKVKLNADILDEPTKYLIDMMRIGAFFLMVLTMKGFVTHAINLVLLVPLIYYLPKINTEGKDQHLNHIRGVLNSSTRNSESRPIQKGAISNLDPGKNVYPSTMHNEEVSQTSDSEFLPVSSLQGYSTPKAHFGMSPPRPFTYSEGLTSTMLRSKSPKPPKPYTPNPDYFH
- the LOC106711409 gene encoding uncharacterized protein C1orf131 homolog translates to MSIVLTKAALALKNADSNFKVVKFETHKPKKKQTLEDENKIDEHNKTPYTKKDIDLKKIRHEVVKFGMSGFDGSKKEEAKIALAVSLGAKPPKREYINYKELMQKRKQEKLEQNKEKQLMISKTVLKTAGKKKKKGINNDVGHFLDNYGKVQKKDLKNNKKAPVKKKK
- the LOC106711521 gene encoding protein PF14_0175, which translates into the protein MKFSTGSSSSSLASDSLSRKSTLCIYAEVDATMPPPPCERMDSSSEAMELRRELDTVKSALQQQSESVLKQRHQLVEAGQALAARNKQAAQERRLRQDQLALVLRSLVLLESRLTREQKQIQVSLQQKDKIIKSQQEEITKLKARKSYCSNCQQLLGFTSEQTNIETDPEFHSLESTDSRFPNTFVRSCSYRERNSPPVFQKNTRLSKSFQLPKTDVTYGNSSSSEEGNTASIGSKGTFIKNKQAFVRRDVFRRSRKYSGRKNNGKFTDNTQKCYINQNNSSSTEECLSMNYRVNQDDNDSTANLIANDIRRASLKIDQLIGEAAKKELENTQSDSDKTYSTTMERLHGIKRQASDEIKANRQLFLNNVLNEENNEKPWYCNVSDPENDADGLDQRVLFNSNKANKNNEFGIVEHNGIRNSEITYAKNDVLCNNVINNLNDSYSLKFDDKNNNLEANIAKQPAVTEISENWYASTSDADETPPNEIYKNNPVLECVNQILLQNSLDDSSNDNSKSSESPSPKAATKRVQFSTLNSISYDDKVRPSGNNHTLPRTDKRANKIVKFSLETASEHSYEVPNTAQGFQYEIQSIYSNEYEPIVTKSIEQKSLPIQRVVPNVEKNVPKIRGSMVKNIAANIENRNNILERRIDNNFGSMKTFNKRKVPRTPPALPPKPKNLSAKLRAENAVKYSTESLDSEAVAANQRVADVKMRKVGQVANAKNVEPDYCSISEINVPVVSNGKRELLLTQPTVEIHNEQYPIHAVNQRNNVAKVISLPRIQNKISDKDIPKLPHVTEIIIPDEDEKPTEEQRSFPKSADSYLANFNMHPLQPKLDSRASIQMGNTVSSILSEINRGVKSGVKQINLTDLDSQFNPHHGSEKIHVNTEPRKAAYLDDIDKFDLSQDFEEFKIDDELGSIVAEEYRISSGSSDGSASDVVTELHTIVPDNTNQHNNSNDNDNGKSDNFHDNNDNVTKSLSKNAKLSNKPDLLSNIENLETESVRNSDIESSNSSGSNSGSYNTVKCEPRMIINQPEVNVTKTKGSFDFFLESSGLSSKSIFTPSKNYINMRPPSANHKNVLKPKDVKMRVRNPITTNNINEKSMTTAIKYFEPYV
- the LOC106711453 gene encoding uncharacterized protein LOC106711453, which encodes MGATGKFMVVALLSCGITAVVSTAYVILCCLALIFRFDCSIGQTILQNSDYLLISIYKQYIQDESCGTFLAIDDLTDSKSVFVLTTVSLAVSAASVVATLSLTIAVLSRGCWYYLDFSAYVHTGLCLAMLVVDITFAVHFGSDYTSLTDKLNANTVMAPTNYMIDTLRIGAFLLMVLTMKGFVAHAVNLVLLVLLIYYLHSKNAEERQQHSIHSRGLLNAFEQPSYNEPWALQQGWTSTLGSSGNVHTDYMYNEGPPRSSNWEFMQGNRFPRQDSQPRVGTMPPRPFSYSEDPGLTPAMLRPTPPKPYTPNPDYSPNPRLKSALKTTY